Proteins from a single region of Candidatus Auribacterota bacterium:
- a CDS encoding cysteine hydrolase: MPKRIKSTTAILVIDMLNDFVLKGAPLEVPRARQIISHIKKRLARAAREHVPVIYVCDRHRKEDPEFKVWPKHAVNGSSGCEIIAELNPRSRDYIIDKTTYSAFYRTKMEKLLRKLGTRKVVITGLVTEICVLYTAMEACMRGFHVEVPGDCVAGMTDADHRFALRQIEKYLKPYQG; encoded by the coding sequence ATGCCTAAAAGGATCAAGAGCACCACGGCGATACTCGTCATTGACATGCTCAATGACTTCGTCCTCAAGGGGGCGCCCTTGGAGGTTCCTCGGGCGCGGCAGATCATTTCGCATATTAAGAAAAGACTCGCCCGGGCGGCCCGGGAGCACGTGCCGGTGATCTACGTCTGCGACCGGCATCGGAAAGAGGATCCGGAGTTCAAGGTGTGGCCGAAGCACGCGGTCAATGGTTCTTCGGGGTGCGAGATCATTGCCGAGCTCAACCCGCGCAGCCGCGACTATATCATAGATAAGACCACGTACTCGGCGTTCTATCGCACGAAGATGGAGAAACTCCTCAGGAAGCTCGGGACGCGAAAGGTCGTCATCACGGGACTGGTGACCGAGATCTGCGTCCTCTACACCGCCATGGAAGCCTGCATGCGCGGTTTTCATGTGGAAGTGCCCGGGGACTGCGTTGCGGGCATGACCGACGCCGACCATCGCTTCGCCCTGAGGCAGATCGAAAAGTACCTCAAACCTTACCAGGGGTAG
- a CDS encoding GIY-YIG nuclease family protein produces the protein MNKLYFIYIMTIQNNTVLYTGVTSDLKKRVYEHRNKLVDGFTKKYNVVKLVHYEMFDDTRDAIGREKQIKAGSRQKKIQLIEHMNPEWMDLYSGL, from the coding sequence ATGAACAAGCTCTACTTTATTTATATAATGACGATTCAGAACAATACTGTGCTCTATACGGGAGTTACAAGTGACCTGAAGAAGAGAGTGTATGAGCATAGGAATAAATTAGTGGACGGTTTCACAAAAAAATATAATGTCGTTAAACTAGTGCATTATGAGATGTTCGACGATACCAGGGATGCCATCGGAAGAGAAAAGCAAATCAAGGCTGGCTCAAGGCAGAAGAAAATTCAACTCATTGAGCATATGAATCCTGAGTGGATGGATTTATATAGTGGATTGTGA